The proteins below are encoded in one region of Paeniglutamicibacter cryotolerans:
- a CDS encoding 50S ribosomal protein L25/general stress protein Ctc — protein MSELLNITAEARANFGKGYARQARIAGKIPAVIYGHGAEPLHVLLPGKQTTLAVRQSNALLNIDLDGENHVTLVKDIQRHALRQTVDHLDLLTVKKGEKVSVEVFVRIEGEVAPGAKLSLDHPSLLVQAEAVALPDHVVANIAGMEAGTQVLASDLILPAGTELAIEANFVIATIDAIAVEEESAASAE, from the coding sequence ATGTCTGAACTCTTGAACATCACAGCAGAAGCACGCGCCAACTTCGGCAAGGGCTACGCTCGCCAGGCCCGCATCGCCGGCAAGATCCCGGCAGTAATCTACGGCCACGGTGCCGAGCCGCTCCACGTGCTGCTTCCCGGTAAGCAGACCACACTGGCAGTTCGCCAGTCCAATGCTCTGTTGAACATCGACCTGGATGGCGAAAACCACGTCACCCTGGTGAAGGACATTCAGCGCCACGCACTGCGCCAGACCGTTGACCACCTTGACCTGTTGACCGTCAAGAAGGGCGAAAAGGTCTCCGTCGAGGTTTTCGTTCGCATAGAAGGCGAAGTTGCTCCCGGCGCCAAGCTGTCGCTGGATCACCCGTCGCTGCTCGTTCAGGCTGAAGCCGTCGCCCTGCCGGACCACGTTGTCGCCAACATCGCTGGCATGGAAGCCGGCACGCAGGTCCTCGCCTCGGATCTGATCCTGCCAGCTGGCACGGAACTGGCCATTGAAGCTAACTTCGTTATCGCCACCATTGACGCCATCGCCGTCGAAGAAGAATCTGCAGCTTCCGCAGAGTAG
- the pth gene encoding aminoacyl-tRNA hydrolase produces MTSETWLVAGLGNPGPGYAHNRHNIGQMVLDELAGRIGGKFKTHKTRAQVLEGRLGIGGPRVVLAKPMTYMNLSGGPVAGLAKFYGIDSGHLIAVHDEIDIPFDTVKIKVGGGEGGHNGLRDISKAMGTKDYYRIRAGVGRPPGRMDTADYVLKDFGKDEKRELPFLIDAAADAVELLVTQGLDTAQLKFHGA; encoded by the coding sequence ATGACTAGCGAAACCTGGCTCGTAGCCGGGCTCGGGAATCCCGGGCCCGGCTACGCGCACAACAGGCACAATATCGGGCAAATGGTCCTCGACGAGCTGGCGGGACGCATAGGTGGGAAATTCAAGACCCACAAGACGCGTGCCCAAGTGCTCGAGGGGCGTCTCGGCATCGGGGGACCCCGCGTGGTTCTGGCCAAACCTATGACCTACATGAACCTTTCCGGTGGACCGGTGGCCGGGTTGGCGAAGTTTTACGGGATCGATTCAGGCCACCTGATTGCCGTCCACGACGAAATTGACATCCCCTTCGACACCGTGAAGATCAAGGTCGGTGGCGGCGAGGGTGGGCACAACGGGCTTCGGGATATCTCGAAAGCCATGGGGACCAAGGATTACTACAGGATCCGCGCCGGGGTCGGGCGTCCTCCTGGACGAATGGACACCGCCGACTACGTCCTGAAGGATTTCGGTAAGGACGAGAAGAGGGAACTGCCCTTCTTGATCGACGCCGCTGCCGATGCAGTTGAACTTTTGGTGACCCAGGGGCTGGACACGGCACAGCTGAAATTCCACGGAGCATAG
- a CDS encoding ribose-phosphate diphosphokinase, with translation MSELSHNVDKKLVLASGRAHPELAEAVADALGTELLPMSAYDFANGEIYVRSGESVRGKDVFIIQAHPAPLNNWLMEQLIMVDSMKRASARRITVVAPFYPYARQDKKGRGREPISARLVADLFKAAGADRIMSVDLHTSQIQGFFDGPVDHLFAIPLLADYIRGRVGSDEITVVSPDTGRVRVAEQWAERLGGAPLAFVHKSRDLTVPNQAVSKTVVGQIEGRTCVLIDDMIDTGGTIAGAVKVLKDAGAKDVIIAATHAVFSDPAAQRLSECGAREVVVTDTLPIPEAKRFETLTVLSIAPLLARAIKEVFEDGSVTSLFDGNS, from the coding sequence ATGAGTGAACTCAGCCACAACGTCGACAAGAAGCTGGTGTTGGCGTCTGGCCGTGCCCACCCCGAACTGGCAGAGGCTGTTGCTGACGCGCTCGGCACCGAGCTACTGCCCATGTCCGCATACGACTTCGCCAACGGTGAGATCTACGTTCGTTCGGGTGAAAGCGTTCGCGGCAAGGACGTCTTCATCATCCAGGCGCACCCCGCGCCGCTGAACAATTGGCTGATGGAACAGCTGATCATGGTTGATTCCATGAAGCGCGCTTCCGCCCGCCGTATCACGGTCGTTGCGCCGTTCTACCCCTATGCCCGCCAGGACAAGAAGGGACGTGGGCGTGAGCCGATCTCGGCGCGTCTTGTCGCCGACCTTTTCAAGGCCGCAGGTGCGGACCGCATCATGAGCGTTGACTTGCACACCTCGCAGATTCAGGGCTTTTTCGACGGGCCGGTCGACCACCTCTTCGCGATTCCGTTGCTTGCGGACTACATCCGTGGACGTGTCGGCAGCGACGAGATTACCGTTGTCTCTCCGGACACGGGCCGCGTGCGCGTTGCCGAGCAGTGGGCCGAACGCCTCGGCGGTGCGCCGCTGGCATTCGTGCACAAGTCACGTGATCTGACAGTGCCGAACCAGGCGGTTTCAAAGACCGTCGTCGGTCAGATCGAGGGACGTACCTGCGTCCTCATCGATGACATGATCGATACTGGCGGAACGATCGCCGGTGCCGTGAAGGTGCTGAAGGATGCTGGCGCCAAGGATGTCATTATTGCCGCCACGCACGCCGTCTTCTCCGATCCGGCGGCACAGCGCCTATCCGAGTGTGGTGCCCGTGAAGTCGTGGTCACCGATACCCTGCCGATCCCCGAAGCTAAGCGTTTCGAGACGCTGACGGTCCTTTCAATTGCTCCGCTGCTGGCACGCGCGATCAAGGAAGTCTTCGAGGACGGTTCCGTGACGAGCTTGTTCGACGGCAACAGCTAA
- the glmU gene encoding bifunctional UDP-N-acetylglucosamine diphosphorylase/glucosamine-1-phosphate N-acetyltransferase GlmU encodes MGVHILSVEATEPAAVIVLAAGAGTRMKSAKPKILHEIGGRSMVGHAIAAASGLEPQKLVAVVRHERDRVVEHLLEIAPSLIIADQDEVPGTGRAVQLGLAALPEHTEGTIVVTYGDVPLLTTSLLRELVAVHEVDENSVTVLTALLDDATGYGRILRADDGTVIGIVEHKDATDEQLAIREINSGIYAFDAAVLRDALAQVTTDNAQAEMYLTDVLGIARRAGGRVAAVVTGDRWQVEGVNDRVQLAALGAEMNRRIVEKWMRAGVTVIDPATTWIGVEVALSNDVTIKPGTQLHGLTAIGTDAIIGPDTTLTNVRVGRGASVVRSDATDSQIGAGATVGPFAYLRPKTDLGEQGKIGAFYETKNVTIGTGSKLSHLGYAGDAEIGEYTNIGCGNITANYDGVNKHRTVIGSHVRTSSNTVFVAPVSIGDGAYTGAGAIVRKDVPAGALALSIAPQRNAEGWTVAKRPGSASAQAAEAAH; translated from the coding sequence ATGGGAGTACACATTTTGAGCGTGGAAGCCACCGAACCCGCAGCCGTGATCGTCCTAGCCGCCGGGGCTGGAACCCGAATGAAATCTGCCAAACCCAAGATCCTCCACGAAATCGGTGGGCGTTCGATGGTGGGACATGCGATTGCCGCAGCTTCCGGGCTTGAGCCGCAAAAGCTGGTTGCCGTAGTTCGTCACGAACGCGACAGGGTCGTCGAGCACCTGCTCGAAATCGCCCCTTCATTGATCATTGCCGACCAGGACGAGGTTCCGGGGACGGGCAGGGCCGTCCAGCTGGGCCTCGCGGCGCTTCCCGAGCACACCGAGGGCACCATCGTCGTTACGTACGGGGACGTTCCGCTGCTGACCACGTCGCTTTTGCGTGAGCTTGTTGCCGTCCACGAGGTCGACGAGAACTCTGTCACCGTGCTGACTGCACTGCTGGATGATGCCACCGGCTACGGGCGGATCCTGCGCGCCGATGATGGAACGGTCATTGGAATCGTCGAACACAAGGACGCAACCGATGAGCAGCTAGCCATTCGCGAGATCAACTCCGGAATATATGCCTTCGACGCTGCAGTCCTTCGCGATGCACTTGCACAGGTCACCACGGACAACGCCCAGGCCGAGATGTACCTGACCGATGTGCTGGGCATTGCCCGCCGCGCCGGGGGACGTGTTGCCGCCGTCGTGACCGGAGACCGCTGGCAGGTCGAGGGCGTCAACGACCGCGTCCAGCTGGCCGCCTTGGGTGCCGAAATGAACCGACGCATCGTTGAGAAGTGGATGCGCGCTGGGGTCACCGTCATCGACCCGGCGACCACTTGGATCGGCGTCGAGGTCGCCCTGTCCAACGACGTGACCATCAAGCCGGGAACGCAGTTGCACGGCCTGACTGCCATAGGCACTGACGCGATCATCGGCCCGGATACAACCCTGACCAACGTCAGGGTCGGGCGTGGAGCGAGTGTGGTGCGCAGCGACGCAACCGATTCGCAGATCGGCGCCGGCGCCACGGTGGGTCCATTCGCCTACCTTCGCCCGAAGACTGATCTGGGTGAACAGGGCAAGATCGGCGCATTCTACGAAACGAAGAATGTCACGATCGGCACCGGCTCAAAGCTTTCGCACCTCGGCTATGCCGGGGATGCGGAGATTGGCGAATACACCAATATTGGTTGCGGTAACATTACCGCCAACTACGATGGGGTCAACAAGCACCGCACGGTCATCGGCTCCCATGTGCGCACGAGTTCCAACACGGTATTCGTGGCACCGGTGAGTATCGGTGACGGCGCTTACACGGGTGCCGGGGCCATCGTCCGCAAGGACGTCCCTGCCGGCGCGCTGGCACTTTCGATTGCTCCCCAGCGCAATGCCGAGGGCTGGACGGTAGCGAAGCGTCCGGGCAGTGCGTCGGCCCAAGCCGCCGAAGCCGCACACTAG